GAAAATTCTTGAAAAGCGACGGTTTTCTCCTTTCCATTTACCGCTCCAATTCCTCCCGGATCCGTTCCAACTGTTCGGAAGAGCCGCTAATCAACAGGCGGTCTTCCAGCTCTATGTGGGTCTTTCCATGGGGGATGATCGATTGATCTTCTCTGTAGATGCGAAGGACAAGGGCGTCTCCCAACAGATGAAGATTGCGAAGGGCAACCCCATGATATTTTTCATTATTTACCTTAATCTCCCTTAACCCTTCATCCTGATGGGTAAAGATTCGGATGGCATCCGGATGTTCAATCAACCCCATCAGAAGGGTATAAGTGGAATAGAGGGTGGAAAAGTGGGTAAGCCCCAATCGGTTCGCCTGTTCCTGATATTCCGTCTGTTCAAGGCGGAGGATGATCCTCTTACCCTTTCCTAGCGATTGGGCAGTCTCTGCCAATTGCAAATTCCGCTCATCGGAACTGGTGGCAAAGACCTGAATCTCTTTTTGGAAAGCCCCTTTCTCTTCAAGAAACCTCCTGGTTAGTTCCTCCACCTCCGTGATCTGAACGTTTAACTTCTCGTGGCCCTCCCTCCCCTCTTCCTGCCTGGTTCCATACAATTCTACCTCATATCCGTCGTGGATGAGATCCCTTGCCGTGAGAATCGTAAAGGGACTGACCCCTACGATGGAGACCGTGATCTTCCTTTCCTCCGGAATGGGGAAGAGCCGGGCAAAAGAGGCAGGAGCGATAAAACTGGTAAGAACCGCAGATACTATGAGGGAAGCCGCCACGTCTTGGGCCATAAGTCCCAAGCCCTGAGCAACCGTTACCGCCGCGATCAGCAGACTTAATGTAGAAGTGGTAAGAATCCCCGTCCCAAAAGCCTCCCGGAGAGAAAACCAACGCAAGAGGAGAAAGCTAGGGAGGAGTTTGGTTAAAAATAAGGCGAGAAGTAAGAGGGGGAGAAATAGGAGTACCCGTCCGTTCTCAAAGAGGGAAAAAAGATCAAGGCGGACCCCTACCATCACAAAAAAGATCGGGATGAGAAACCCATACCCAAAAGACTCCAGTTGTCGGACAAAGGCAGGTTCCGGTGAGAGAAGCGAGAGGGTCACCCCCGCCAGAAAGGCGCCAAGGATGCTTTCCGCCCCAAAATTATCGGCCAGAGCGGCAAAAAGAAGAAGAAGGGCAAAGACACCCCGGGTTCCCAGTTGAGCGGCTCCTGTAAAAAATTTGGGATTTACCTTTCCCTTTCTGGAAAAGGCTAAAAGAAGACGATAAATGGCAAAAAACAGGACAAATAGAACAAGCAGAAGAAGAGCCTGCCCCCTATTCTCCGATTGAAGGGAGACATAGAGAGAAAGCAAAATCATGGTGACGAAATCGGCGATCACCGTGATGAGGAGAATCGTTTGGCCCAGGGAAGTGTGCATCATCTTCCGCTCTTTCAGGACCGGAACGACGATCCCTAACGAGATGGTGGAAAGGATAAGGGTCATCAGGAAAGGATCCCGAATAAATCCAAAGTAGGCAAAGAGAAAGGAACAGATCGCCGATAAGAGGAAGATAAAGAGGAAGAGGAGAGAGGCGATGAGAAAGGGATTTCCCTTCCCCTCTTCTCTCTTCGACTTTTGTCGCATGGGAAAGAGAGAGAAATCAATCTCCAGTCCGGAGAGAAACATCAGATAGATAATCCCAAAGAGGGAGAGAAGGTTTAGCCACTGATCTTCATGGATGAGGTTAAGCCCGCTTTTTCCAATCAGTAAGCCGACCATAATCTCCGCCACGACAAAAGGAATAAAGCGCACTCGGAACCTGGCCAAAAGAGCAGGGACCAGGAAAGAGAGGAGGACGACAATCATCAGGGAATTCAGTGAGGCATTTTCCGTCAATCATTCCTTCCTCCTTTCCTCCAATTTTCTTTCTATTCTATATGGGAGTCCCCATTCA
The DNA window shown above is from Thermicanus aegyptius DSM 12793 and carries:
- a CDS encoding cation:proton antiporter family protein, yielding MTENASLNSLMIVVLLSFLVPALLARFRVRFIPFVVAEIMVGLLIGKSGLNLIHEDQWLNLLSLFGIIYLMFLSGLEIDFSLFPMRQKSKREEGKGNPFLIASLLFLFIFLLSAICSFLFAYFGFIRDPFLMTLILSTISLGIVVPVLKERKMMHTSLGQTILLITVIADFVTMILLSLYVSLQSENRGQALLLLVLFVLFFAIYRLLLAFSRKGKVNPKFFTGAAQLGTRGVFALLLLFAALADNFGAESILGAFLAGVTLSLLSPEPAFVRQLESFGYGFLIPIFFVMVGVRLDLFSLFENGRVLLFLPLLLLALFLTKLLPSFLLLRWFSLREAFGTGILTTSTLSLLIAAVTVAQGLGLMAQDVAASLIVSAVLTSFIAPASFARLFPIPEERKITVSIVGVSPFTILTARDLIHDGYEVELYGTRQEEGREGHEKLNVQITEVEELTRRFLEEKGAFQKEIQVFATSSDERNLQLAETAQSLGKGKRIILRLEQTEYQEQANRLGLTHFSTLYSTYTLLMGLIEHPDAIRIFTHQDEGLREIKVNNEKYHGVALRNLHLLGDALVLRIYREDQSIIPHGKTHIELEDRLLISGSSEQLERIREELER